From one Electrophorus electricus isolate fEleEle1 chromosome 20, fEleEle1.pri, whole genome shotgun sequence genomic stretch:
- the LOC113582801 gene encoding olfactory receptor class A-like protein 4, with the protein MAQVLPVDAILFGILVFSGILGNILVIFAVCQSALNHPSHHLAPSDIILLNLCLANLLTSLFRIVPIFISDLGLNVSLEVTWCRLFMLLWVWWRAVGCWTTLTLSAFHYATLRRRRAIAGPLAQRRNRRRVWVVLALVWGANLAFSVPALIYTTHVHGNATTVLMVISCTTRPLLGCMWEFPTREQGSAFAFTSLVLNEVLPLLLMVSTNLATLRTLVKHIRTVTAGGDTAGAQVSSERKAGHVIVALVTLFVVSWVMQVAAVTYYNYDGGVHTEGLLTVSQFSASLFVGFSPLVVALGHSKLRQRIVGMVQALRRNCCNAMSEQKREPEISFCTSSKLT; encoded by the exons ATGGCACAGGTGCTCCCAGTAGATGCCATCTTGTTCGGGATTCTGGTCTTCTCAGGTATACTGGGAAACATTCTGGTCATCTTTGCG GTTTGCCAGTCGGCTCTCAATCACCCCTCTCATCACCTAGCGCCCTCTGACATCATCCTGCTCAACCTCTGCCTGGCAAACCTGCTGACCTCCTTGTTCCGTATCGTCCCTATCTTCATCTCGGACCTGGGTCTGAACGTGTCTCTGGAGGTCACCTGGTGCCGCCTCTTCATGCTCCTGTGGGTCTGGTGGCGGGCGGTGGGCTGCTGGACCACGCTCACCCTCAGCGCCTTCCACTATGCCACCCTGAGGCGCCGGCGCGCCATTGCAGGGCCGCTGGCCCAGCGGAGGAACCGCCGGCGAGTGTGGGTGGTGCTGGCACTCGTGTGGGGGGCCAACCTTGCCTTCTCTGTGCCAGCCCTCATCTACACGACGCACGTGCATGGCAATGCCACCACGGTGCTGATGGTGATCAGCTGTACCACACGGCCGCTGCTGGGTTGCATGTGGGAGTTCCCTACGCGTGAGCAGGGCTCAGCATTCGCCTTTACTTCCCTGGTGCTTAACGAGGTCCTACCCCTGCTGCTGATGGTGAGCACCAACCTGGCCACCCTGCGCACCCTGGTCAAGCATATCCGCACCGTCACGGCTGGCGGCGACACGGCAGGAGCTCAAGTGAGCAGTGAGAGGAAGGCGGGTCATGTGATCGTGGCGCTCGTAACGCTGTTTGTGGTGAGCTGGGTCATGCAGGTCGCCGCGGTGACTTACTACAACTACGACGGCGGCGTGCACACAGAGGGCCTTCTGACAGTCTCGCAGTTCTCCGCCTCGCTATTCGTGGGCTTCAGCCCCTTGGTGGTGGCGCTGGGGCACAGCAAGCTGCGCCAGAGGATCGTGGGCATGGTGCAGGCGCTGAGACGCAACTGCTGCAATGCCATGAGCGAGCAGAAGAGGGAGCCAGAGATCAGCTTTTGCACAAGCAGCAAACTCAcctaa
- the fndc10 gene encoding fibronectin type III domain-containing protein 10, with amino-acid sequence MSRLWRSLLIPCFALLLYFSSASSGLPGRTRDVSHTRDPSWSQRAGGELRGIGGTGHNSYTQAMSLLSKSRDASHEPRHWGRNSYLSSTVGTLGAEAGSLCAYRILDQGEEGHLCFRRALPHFTCPSSTCRQVSSSGGLLVANLLSNGSVLVQWTYPAWHGAQLGSGQTPGTLAVPSTTPETLKETATTDREGGFLATPQKSRRVPVQEHAGGFRLSCWWNGSYTQFECAGVQLGRSCRDYLLTELHENVPYRICLQPLALPAGQDTPGLCLEFTVSPTGMQDIVIAMTTVGGAICVMLVIICLLVAYITENIMSPSIQHTLTAQHSHRSQNTHL; translated from the coding sequence ATGTCACGCCTATGGCGATCGCTTCTTATCCCCTGTTTCGCGCTGCTGCTGTACTTCAGCAGCGCGAGCTCCGGACTGCCTGGCCGGACCCGCGACGTCAGTCACACGCGAGATCCCTCTTGGTCGCAGCGCGCAGGCGGCGAGCTCAGAGGTATAGGAGGGACCGGTCATAACTCTTACACCCAGGCAATGTCACTACTCAGCAAAAGCAGGGATGCCAGCCATGAGCCAAGGCACTGGGGCAGGAACAGCTACCTAAGCAGCACTGTAGGTACTCTGGGAGCAGAGGCAGGGAGTCTGTGTGCTTACCGCATCCTGGACCAGGGGGAGGAGGGCCACCTCTGTTTCCGTCGTGCCTTACCCCACTTCACCTGTCCCAGCAGCACCTGCCGACAGGTGAGTTCATCTGGTGGCCTACTGGTGGCCAACCTTCTCTCCAACGGCAGCGTGCTCGTGCAGTGGACTTATCCAGCATGGCATGGTGCACAGCTTGGTTCAGGGCAAACCCCAGGGACCCTGGCTGTCCCATCGACAACCCCAGAAACCCTGAAAGAGACTGCAACGACAGATCGGGAGGGAGGATTTTTAGCCACCCCCCAGAAGAGCCGCAGAGTGCCGGTGCAAGAGCACGCGGGGGGCTTTAGATTGAGCTGCTGGTGGAATGGGAGCTACACGCAGTTCGAGTGTGCAGGCGTACAGCTGGGCCGCAGCTGCAGGGACTACCTACTGACAGAACTCCATGAGAACGTGCCCTACCGCATCTGCCTGCAGCCCCTGGCCCTGCCAGCCGGCCAGGACACGCCAGGCTTGTGCCTGGAGTTTACCGTCTCTCCCACTGGGATGCAGGACATCGTAATTGCCATGACAACGGTGGGAGGTGCCATCTGCGTGATGCTGGTCATCATTTGCCTGTTGGTGGCATACATCACGGAGAACATAATGAGTCCgtccatacaacacacacttacagcgCAGCACTCTCATcgctcacaaaacacacacctctga
- the ssu72 gene encoding RNA polymerase II subunit A C-terminal domain phosphatase SSU72: MPSHPLRVAVVCSSNQNRSMEAHNILSKRGFDVRSFGTGTHVKLPGPAPDKPNVYDFKTTYEQMYSDLVRKDKELYTQNGILHMLERNKRIKTRPERFQSCKDQFDLVITCEERVYDQVLEELNSREQETYQPVHVINVDIQDNHEEATLGAFLICELCQCIQHTDDMENEIDELLQEFEEKSSRPFLHTVCFY; the protein is encoded by the exons ATGCCTAGCCACCCGCTTCGGGTAGCGGTCGTGTGCTCGAGTAACCAGAACCGCAGCATGGAAGCGCACAACATCCTCAG tAAGCGTGGTTTTGACGTGCGATCGTTTGGAACCGGGACCCACGTGAAACTCCCCGGGCCAGCTCCAGACAAGCCTAATGTGTACGACTTCAAAACCACTTACGAACAGATGTACAGCGACCTGGTCCGAAAAGACAAGGAACT ATACACACAGAACGGGATCCTGCACATGCTGGAGCGGAACAAGCGCATAAAGACGAGGCCTGAGCGCTTCCAGAGCTGCAAAGACCAGTTCGACCTCGTCATCACCTGCGAGGAGCGGGTCTACGACCAGGTGCTGGAAG AACTGAACTCCCGCGAGCAGGAGACCTACCAGCCGGTGCACGTCATCAATGTGGACATCCAGGACAACCACGAGGAGGCCACGCTTGGAGCCTTCCTCATCTGTGAGCTGTGCCAGTGT ATCCAGCACACTGATGACATGGAGAATGAGATTGATGAGCTGCTGCAGGAATTTGAGGAGAAAAGCAGTCGCCCTTTTCTCCACACGGTCTGCTTCTACTGA
- the tmem240b gene encoding transmembrane protein 240 isoform X1, with product MIFMVIGAALVMAIACWLDMNALLDRFHNYILPHVRGADRVCHCSCGRHSLQYVIPYEGSSSPDRDGPAGGSSVTKQEMDLVLGLLLGFCISWALLWLDGVLQRLLRVWRSRRQQDAWRAWKWVTRVCSVRELRRHLQLRRHDDAGDNNVVHIKQKHYHNGHPRRP from the exons ATGATCTTTATGGTTATTGGCGCTGCTTTGGTGATG GCGATAGCGTGTTGGTTGGACATGAACGCGCTGTTGGACCGCTTTCACAACTACATCCTTCCACACGTGCGGGGGGCGGACCGCGTGTGCCACTGCAGCTGCGGCAG GCACAGCCTGCAGTATGTGATCCCGTACGAAGGCTCCAGCTCCCCGGACCGCGAtgggccagcagggggcagtagtGTGACTAAACAAGAGATGGATCTGGTTTTGGGGCTACTACTGGGCTTCTGCATCAGCTGGGCCCTTCTGTGGCTCGACGGTGTCCTTCAGCGCCTCCTGCGTGTCTGGAGAAGTCGACGACAGCAGG atgcGTGGCGAGCGTGGAAGTGGGTGACGCGCGTGTGCAGCGTGCGAGAGCTGCGAAGACACTTGCAGCTACGCAGACACGATGACGCAGGAGACAACAACGTAGTTCACATCAAACAGAAGCACTACCACAACGGGCACCCGCGCAGACCATAA
- the tmem240b gene encoding transmembrane protein 240 isoform X2 — MNALLDRFHNYILPHVRGADRVCHCSCGRHSLQYVIPYEGSSSPDRDGPAGGSSVTKQEMDLVLGLLLGFCISWALLWLDGVLQRLLRVWRSRRQQDAWRAWKWVTRVCSVRELRRHLQLRRHDDAGDNNVVHIKQKHYHNGHPRRP; from the exons ATGAACGCGCTGTTGGACCGCTTTCACAACTACATCCTTCCACACGTGCGGGGGGCGGACCGCGTGTGCCACTGCAGCTGCGGCAG GCACAGCCTGCAGTATGTGATCCCGTACGAAGGCTCCAGCTCCCCGGACCGCGAtgggccagcagggggcagtagtGTGACTAAACAAGAGATGGATCTGGTTTTGGGGCTACTACTGGGCTTCTGCATCAGCTGGGCCCTTCTGTGGCTCGACGGTGTCCTTCAGCGCCTCCTGCGTGTCTGGAGAAGTCGACGACAGCAGG atgcGTGGCGAGCGTGGAAGTGGGTGACGCGCGTGTGCAGCGTGCGAGAGCTGCGAAGACACTTGCAGCTACGCAGACACGATGACGCAGGAGACAACAACGTAGTTCACATCAAACAGAAGCACTACCACAACGGGCACCCGCGCAGACCATAA
- the atad3 gene encoding ATPase family AAA domain containing 3: MSWLFGLNKAPAGAPPDAPPPPPPPPPPPGGSRGNGGDKPKDKWSNFDPTGLERAAQAAKELDRSRHAKEALDLARVQEQTTQMEHQSKIKEYEAAIEQLKGDQIRIQAEERRKTLSEETKQHQAKAQYQDKLARQRYEDQLRQQQALNEENLRRQEESVQKQEAMRKATIEHEMELRHKNEMLRVEAEAKARGRVERENADIIREQIRLKAAEHRQTVLESIRTAGAVFGEGFRAFISDWDKVTATVAGLTLLAVGVYTARNATGVAGRYIEARLGKPSLVRETSRFTVTEAIKHPIKMTKRLMSKPQDALEGVVLSPSLEERVRDIAIATRNTRQNRGLYRNILMYGPPGTGKTLFAKKLAMHSGMDYAIMTGGDVAPMGREGVTAMHKVFDWAGTSRRGLLLFVDEADAFLRKRATEKISEDLRATLNAFLYRTGEQSNKFMLVLASNQPEQFDWAINDRIDEIVNFALPGPEERQRLVRLYFDRYVLQPATGGRQRLKLAQFDYGKKCSEIAKRAEGMSGREISKLGVAWQAAAYSSEDGVLTEAMIDARVDDAIRQHQQKMDWLHGDGGLDEASVAPPGQQGVLASKGAKLGFSVPQNDSPQAHEVLSPLEDAPASLDSTITLMEEGSTAEKGTVPFVEQGMAGPQGAVKQTEPKEV; encoded by the exons ATGTCTTGGCTGTTCGGGCTTAATAAAGCACCTGCCGGTGCGCCTCCAGATGCGCCGCCGCCCCCGCCGCCGCCGCCCCCGCCGCCCGGGGGCTCGCGGGGTAACGGAGGAGACAAGCCCAAGGACAAGTGGAGCAACTTCGACCCCACGGGGCTGGAGCGCGCGGCCCAGGCTGCCAAGGAGCTCGACAGATCCC GCCATGCAAAAGAAGCGCTTGATTTGGCACGCGTGCAGGAGCAGACGACTCAGATGGAGCACCAGAGCAAGATAAAG GAGTATGAAGCAGCAATAGAGCAGCTAAAGGGTGATCAGATTCGCATTCAGgcagaagagaggaggaagacgCTGAGTGAGGAAACCAAACAGCACCAAGCG AAAGCACAGTATCAGGACAAGCTGGCCAGGCAGCGCTATGAGGATCAGCTCCGTCAGCAG CAAGCCCTTAACGAGGAGAACCTGCGGAGGCAGGAGGAGTCCGTGCAGAAGCAGGAGGCCATGAGGAAGG CCACCATCGAGCACGAGATGGAACTGAGACATAAGAACGAGATGCTGCGCGTGGAGGCGGAGGCGAAGGCTCGAGGCCGGGTGGAGAGGGAGAACGCCGACATCATCAGGGAACAGATCCGCCTTAAAGCAGCGGAGCACCGGCAGACTGTTCTAGAAAGTATACG AACTGCTGGCGCTGTGTTTGGTGAAGGTTTCAGGGCTTTTATTTCAGACTGGGACAAAGTGACTGCGACG gtggcaggGTTAACTCTGCTTGCAGTAGGGGTGTACACTGCACGGAACGCCACAGGAGTTGCAGGGCGCTACATCGAGGCTCGGCTGGGCAAGCCGTCACTGGTGAGGGAGACATCACGCTTCACGGTGACTGAAGCCATCAAGCACCCCATCAAG aTGACTAAGCGGTTGATGAGCAAACCCCAGGATGCGCTGGAGGGAGTGGTGCTCAGT CCATCGCTGGAGGAGCGTGTCCGTGACATTGCCATAGCAACACGCAACACCCGTCAGAACCGGGGCCTCTACCGAAACATCCTGATGTATGGCCCTCCAGGAACTGGGAAAACACTTTTTGCCAAG AAATTAGCAATGCATTCTGGGATGGACTATGCCATTATGACGGGAGGAGACGTGGCCCCGATGGGCCGAGAGGGCGTAACTGCGATGCACAAGGTGTTCGACTGGGCTGGCACCAGCCGCCGTGG ccTCCTCCTCTTTGTGGATGAAGCTGATGCATTCCTACGCAAGAGAGCCACT GAGAAGATCAGTGAGGATCTCAGAGCTACGCTCAACGCATTCCTGTACCGCACTGGAGAGCAGAGTAACAA gtttatgTTGGTTTTGGCCAGCAATCAACCAGAGCAGTTTGACTGGGCTATTAATGACCGCATTGATGAAATAGTGAACTTTGCCCTTCCTGGTCccgaggagagacagagactggtcAGACTTTATTTCGACAGATATGTACTGCAGCCGGCCACTGGGGGGAGACA GCGTTTGAAGCTGGCACAGTTTGACTACGGGAAGAAGTGCTCTGAGATTGCCAAGCGTGCAGAGGGCATGTCGGGCAGAGAGATCTCCAAACTGGGTGTGGCCTGGCAG GCCGCTGCGTACTCCTCTGAGGATGGTGTGTTGACAGAGGCGATGATTGACGCCCGCGTGGACGACGCCATCCGACAGCACCAGCAGAAGATGGACTGGTTGCACGGTGACGGTGGCCTAGATGAGGCCAGTGTCGCTCCTCCAGGCCAGCAGGGGGTCCTGGCAAGCAAAGGTGCCAAGCTGGGCTTCAGTGTCCCGCAGAATGACTCCCCTCAGGCACACGAGGTGCTTTCTCCCTTAGAAGATGCCCCAGCTTCTTTAGACTCTACCATTACACTAATGGAGGAGGGCAGTACAGCTGAAAAGGGGACTGTTCCATTTGTAGAGCAGGGAATGGCAGGACCTCAGGGGGCAGTTAAACAGACTGAGCCGAAGGAAGTTTAA
- the mrpl20 gene encoding 39S ribosomal protein L20, mitochondrial yields MVFLTLPCWIRNRGPDRYWKVQELLKNARHFRGRKNRCYSLAVRAVRRAFVYASKARKAKRRNMRMLWISRIAAASREHGMKYPVLIYNLVKSSVQVNRRILSDLAITEPRTFQALATLAQARREEGLRAALGDDREPPGVFSRIPQLQ; encoded by the exons ATGGTGTTTTTAACATTACCCTGTTGGATACGCAATCGAGGACCTGATCGGTACTGGAAAGTACAGGAGCTATTGAAGAATGCACGG CACTTTCGTGGAAGGAAGAATCGCTGTTATAGTCTGGCCGTTCGTGCTGTCCGTAGGGCGTTCGTGTATGCATCAAAGGCTAGAAAAGCCAAACGTCGCAACATGAGGATG CTGTGGATATCTCGCATCGCTGCAGCTTCCCGTGAGCACGGAATGAAGTATCCCGTGTTAATCTACAACCTCGTGAAA TCCAGTGTGCAGGTGAACCGGCGGATTCTGAGTGACTTGGCAATCACAGAGCCCCGCACATTCCAGGCTCTGGCGACACTGGCACAGGCTCGGCGGGAGGAGGGGCTTCGAGCAGCACTGGGCGATGACAGAGAACCACCGGGCGTGTTCTCACGCATCCCACAGCTGCAGTGA